TTAATGATTTATTCAAAAAACACGAAATTACTAAGATTTACGAAACTATTGTGGTTGGTAACCTCAAAGACCAAACAATTGATTTGGCGCTAGAAAAAGATATCGATAAGAACAAATCTGTGATAAATTCTAGTGGAAAGAAAAGCATGACAAAAGTATGGAATGTGAAAAATTTCGGGAAATATTCGCTAGTTAATGTAGATTTATTGACGGGCAGGACTCATCAAATTAGAGCTCATTTGTCACACATTAATCACCCAATAATTGGCGATATTAAATATGGAAACAGAGATGTTAATAAATATTTCAAAAATAAGTACGATTTGAATTTTCAATTATTACATTCGTATAAGCTAATATTTCCAGAAAAAATGGAAAAATATCAAAAATATGAATCTATGGTTTTTGAAAGCAAAAGGGATGATTTATTTGAGAAAATATTGAACGATTTGGAGAGTAAATATGATTAAGATAATTAACAAGAATAAAACATATGAATATGAAAATAAGACGATTTATGATTATGGCATTCAATTTGGGTTTGAAGATAGTATTGTTGCATTAAAAAACAATAAACTTGTTGATATTATGAGTAGTGTAGATGATGGAGATACGATTGAGTTTGTAAATGAAAACAACATTTATTCACAAGACACATTGATGAAAACAGGAATTTTGCTGCTACTATTGGCATTTAAAATAAAATTTCCCGAAGATCAATTGGTAGTTGAATATACAATTGGGGACTATATGTATCTTGAATTCGAAAATAACAACGAAATTCATTTTAGAGATTTGGAAGAAATCAGAGAACTAATGGATGATTTGATTAATCAAAATATTAGAATTGAAAGAGTAAAAGTTTCCAGAAAAGAAGCTTTTGATATTTTTGAAAAGGAAGGATACATTCAAAAATCAAGACTACTAAAAAGTTTAGACAAGGATGAAGTGTATTTGTACAAATGTCACAATCATTACTTTGGTATAGAAGGATTTGTAGCTCCATTTACGAGATTTTTGAAACACTACAAACTTATCAATTATTTTCCAGGAGTTGCATTGAGTGTTAGCAGAACTGGTGAATTTACTGAATTTAAAGAACAAAAAGCTCTCTCAAAAATATTTTCTAAATCAAAAAAATGGACTGAAATGTTGGATATTGGTTATGTGGGAAGCTTGAATGAAAAAATTCAGGATGGAAATATGGATTTTTTGGTTAGCGTAAATGAAGCTTATTTTGAAAATCAAATTTCATATATTGCTGACAAAATTATTTACAACAATGCAAGATTAGTTCAAATATCGGGACCGTCATCTTCAGGAAAAACAACAATGGCTGAAAGACTTTCTGTGCAATTAGCTGTAAGAGGCAAAAATCCTATTCCTATTTCGATGGATAATTATTTTGTAAATAGAGTCGACACTCCTTTGGATGAAGAAGGCAACAGGGATTACGAATCGATTAATGCGCTTGATTTAAAAACGTTTAACAGAGATTTAATGAGATTATTGGAAGGCGATTATGTTAATTTGCCAATTTATAATTTCATTACAGGTGAAAGAGAATATGGCGATACTTACACCAAACTTGACAAAAATGGAATTATAATTGTGGAAGGAATTCATGGACTTAATCCAAAACTTACAAGTCTAGTTCCAGACAAGGACAAATACAAAATTTATGTATCAGCCTTGACACAACTAAGTATTGATTGTCACAATAGAATATCAACTACAGATATGAGACTTATGAGAAGAATGGTAAGAGATTTCGTTCAAAGAGATAAAAGTGTAGACGATACATTGTCTGAGTGGCCAAGAGTTCACGCGGCTGAATATATTAATGTTTTTCCATATCAAAATGAAGCAGACAGTATAATAGACTCCTCATTAATTTATGAAATTAATATTTTGAAAAAATACGTCTTGAAATTAGTGGAAAATTATGACAAAAACGGTCCAAACTTTACAGAGATTGAAAGGTTAAAATCGATTTTGAATTATTTTATAGAAATAAAAGACGATTCAATAGTACCTAAAAACTCAATTTTACAAGAATTCATAGGAGATTACAATGAATAAGAGAATTGTGTACACTAATTCAAATTCTTCAAAGCTTTTTGATGAAAATATATCTTACTTAAAAAATCAAATTAGAAATGGTAATACTGATTTTATTTTGATTTTGCCAAATAGAAAGCTAATTAAGAATATTAGAAATAAGTTTTTAAAAGAACAATCAGTGCTATGCGACGTCAAGATTTGGACTATTGACGATTTAGTGAATGCTTCAGATATTTCAACATATTTGACAGATCTAATTTTGAGATTAGCAATTCAAGAACTTATCGATGAAGGTGAGTTTGAAGATAATAAATTCTTCAATTCTAATGGAATGATAAATTCATCCAAAAGATTTATATCTGCATGTAAGTATTCAAATAAACAAATAGATGAACTTGAAGAGATTTCTAGTCAAAATGTTAGCTTAAATATTTTGAGCAAAGTGTATGATAAATACCAAAGCATTATGAAACAATATAATCTTCTGGATAAATTTGATGCCTATAACACAAAAAATCTTAATCTTCAAAAAAACAAGGATATTTACATTCATGGATTTAGTGAGTTTCGACCAATTGAATTGGAAGTAATAAAACAGTTAAAAAATTACGATGTTAATGTTTATGTTTTCATGGATTATTATAATGAATACAAAAGTAAGTTAGTAAATCAATTGCAAGATATTGGATTTGATGCTATTCAAAATGATGAAAAATCAAAACCAAATAAATTTATTGAAAAAAAGGTAGTTAAATTAACCAATGAAATTTTAGAAAAAGACAGACTAATCGATGAAGTATCAAAAGATTCATACACCTATGATTATAACAAAATGGCAATTCTTTTAGAAAAAGATTCTTCAAAAAGGGAAATATTTAATTCATTGAAACTACACGATATCCCAGTTTTTGGAGACGATTATATTTCATATCGTGATTATAAATTTTTCTTAGATATAATTAATCTACTTGATAATACGAAAACTTTAAAGCAATATATTTTCTCTACATTGGATAGCTGTTTTTTGGAATTTGATTTGAAGGATAAAGTTACTTTCAGAAACATATTGTCGGATTTTGAGTTTGATAGTTGGGAAGATTTAGAAAAAATATTAAAAGTAAATGTGAATTATGAAACTAATTTGCAAATTCTAAAAGATATTAAATCGTATTATTTATCATTTATAGAAACAGATTCTAATGTTTTGTCTAATCTTATAACATTAATTCAAAAGAAAGAAAGTGATGATACAGGATTTACTTTGTTTTCTGAAAAACTTTTGATAATCCTTGAAGATTTGGATAAAACTTATGCTGAACTTGTTAAAAAATCAAAAAATATTAACTCTTATTTGATGGATTTGATAAAAAACTTGAAGGTTGATTCTACAGATTATTTAGTTGATGGAATTAGAATTTACTCCCTTACGGATATTAGACTTTCAAACTACGATGTTTTATACATGGTTAATATGAATGATGATGTAATTCCAGGCAAAATTAATTACGATTTCTTTAATAATGAAGAAAATATAGAATTTCTACAAAAAAGAGGAGTTGATATTTTATCAGACGGAGAAAATAGAAAGAGAAATATTGATAGATTCATTGATGCTATAAAAAGAGCGAATAAAAAAATATATCTGTCTTACAACACAGAAAGCAGCATCAAATCAAGGTTGATTTTGGATAAAAACGTAAAATCAAATCAAAAAATAAGGAAAATTAACACGAAAAATATCAAAAAAATTGACACTAAACAACTTCACAGTGTGTCAGCTTATGAAAAGTATTCTCTAAAACAACATTTGAATAGAATAGAAAACAGAATATCTTCAAAGAATATTTTTGATTTTGAAGTGGATGACAAAACAACACAATATATATTGAAGAAAGAATTATCTTCAACGCAACTAGAAACATATTTTGAATGTCCAATGAAGTTCTATTTTAGATATTATTTGAAACTTAAACCACAAATAAAGTCTAGACAATTGGATATCGGGACTATTTTGCATAACACATTGGAAGAATTTTATGGAATCAATATTTCCAAAATAAGAGATGCGATATATGGCAAATGTGAGTTAGATGTTTCAAGTCTGGATGAATTGCTAAAAAATTCATTTGAAAAGTTCGGATTAAACACGGATATTAAGGAAAATGAATTTGATTATGAAAAATATTTGAACAAACTCAAGGATTTTGTCATATCTGACATTTACAATATGAAAAACGAATCTGAAAAGTTTTATCCATATAAATTAGAAGAAGATTTTATTGTCAGCTTGGATGAAAACACTAAATTTATTGGACGAATTGACAGAGTTGATAGAACAGATGCAGGTAAGATTAGATTAATAGACTATAAATTATCGAAAAATAGTTTTAGAAAAGCAAAAGATTTGGACAAAAACAAAGGATTTCAATTTGCAATATATTCTTCGTACGGCGATGTTGTAAGTTGCAAATACAAGAGCATTAAAGATAATGAAGAATATGAATATCTTCAAAATGTTTCTAAGGATCAGTTGAATGAGATTATGATACAAAAAGTGAAAGAGTTCAGAGAAAATATTAGAAGTAAAAGATTATTTGTAAAAGCAAGTGATGAAAATTCTTGTAAATATTGTGATTATAATAAAATTTGCAAGTTAAAAAACACAGGAGGAGAAGCTAGTAATGATTAAATTCAGCGACAATCAAAAATTAGCTTATTCTACTATAGATAAAAACGTGTGTGTAAATGCAGGTGCAGGAACTGGTAAAACAGAGGTGGTTTCTGAAAGATTTAGATATATGTACGAAAATGGTATTGATATCAAAAGTATCGTGTGCATAACTTTTACCAACAAAGCTGCTGATGAAATGAAGGATAGAATTATTCAAAAATTAAACAATCCGAGACTAGTTGACGACATAAATGTATCCACCATTTCATCTTTTTGCAAAAAAATAGTATCGGATAATTCGTACTATTTATCCATAGATCCTAGCTTTCAAATCATAGAAGACGATCAAGCTAACAAAATGATTAATGAAATTTTTGATAAAATCCTAGAAAATAGAATTGATTTTATCAAGAAACTTGGCAATGTGTTAGATATTTCATATACAGATACTCTTAAAATTATCAGAGATTCTTTCAATAAATTAAGGACGAATAACATCGAATTTGAAGTTATTAAAAGAGAAACAATTCTTCAACTAACTAATCTTAGAAATATTGACGATGAAGACATTATCGGAATAAAAAGTTATCTATTTGATCTAAGAGAAGAATCAGATAATATCAAAGGACTTACGAAAAATAGTAGACTATATAAATTTTTGCATGATGATAAACAAAATTTGGAAATTACAGAATATACTAGATTTTTGTTAGAAAGTTTTGAAAATCTTGGAGAGAGCAAGAAAGAAAATGTTCAAGAAATAATTGATGAAATAAATAAAAGAGTTGACGCTATACTTTCCAATAAAGAAAAACAATATGTAGATTTATAT
This Finegoldia magna ATCC 53516 DNA region includes the following protein-coding sequences:
- a CDS encoding PD-(D/E)XK nuclease family protein, whose amino-acid sequence is MNKRIVYTNSNSSKLFDENISYLKNQIRNGNTDFILILPNRKLIKNIRNKFLKEQSVLCDVKIWTIDDLVNASDISTYLTDLILRLAIQELIDEGEFEDNKFFNSNGMINSSKRFISACKYSNKQIDELEEISSQNVSLNILSKVYDKYQSIMKQYNLLDKFDAYNTKNLNLQKNKDIYIHGFSEFRPIELEVIKQLKNYDVNVYVFMDYYNEYKSKLVNQLQDIGFDAIQNDEKSKPNKFIEKKVVKLTNEILEKDRLIDEVSKDSYTYDYNKMAILLEKDSSKREIFNSLKLHDIPVFGDDYISYRDYKFFLDIINLLDNTKTLKQYIFSTLDSCFLEFDLKDKVTFRNILSDFEFDSWEDLEKILKVNVNYETNLQILKDIKSYYLSFIETDSNVLSNLITLIQKKESDDTGFTLFSEKLLIILEDLDKTYAELVKKSKNINSYLMDLIKNLKVDSTDYLVDGIRIYSLTDIRLSNYDVLYMVNMNDDVIPGKINYDFFNNEENIEFLQKRGVDILSDGENRKRNIDRFIDAIKRANKKIYLSYNTESSIKSRLILDKNVKSNQKIRKINTKNIKKIDTKQLHSVSAYEKYSLKQHLNRIENRISSKNIFDFEVDDKTTQYILKKELSSTQLETYFECPMKFYFRYYLKLKPQIKSRQLDIGTILHNTLEEFYGINISKIRDAIYGKCELDVSSLDELLKNSFEKFGLNTDIKENEFDYEKYLNKLKDFVISDIYNMKNESEKFYPYKLEEDFIVSLDENTKFIGRIDRVDRTDAGKIRLIDYKLSKNSFRKAKDLDKNKGFQFAIYSSYGDVVSCKYKSIKDNEEYEYLQNVSKDQLNEIMIQKVKEFRENIRSKRLFVKASDENSCKYCDYNKICKLKNTGGEASND
- a CDS encoding nucleoside kinase is translated as MIKIINKNKTYEYENKTIYDYGIQFGFEDSIVALKNNKLVDIMSSVDDGDTIEFVNENNIYSQDTLMKTGILLLLLAFKIKFPEDQLVVEYTIGDYMYLEFENNNEIHFRDLEEIRELMDDLINQNIRIERVKVSRKEAFDIFEKEGYIQKSRLLKSLDKDEVYLYKCHNHYFGIEGFVAPFTRFLKHYKLINYFPGVALSVSRTGEFTEFKEQKALSKIFSKSKKWTEMLDIGYVGSLNEKIQDGNMDFLVSVNEAYFENQISYIADKIIYNNARLVQISGPSSSGKTTMAERLSVQLAVRGKNPIPISMDNYFVNRVDTPLDEEGNRDYESINALDLKTFNRDLMRLLEGDYVNLPIYNFITGEREYGDTYTKLDKNGIIIVEGIHGLNPKLTSLVPDKDKYKIYVSALTQLSIDCHNRISTTDMRLMRRMVRDFVQRDKSVDDTLSEWPRVHAAEYINVFPYQNEADSIIDSSLIYEINILKKYVLKLVENYDKNGPNFTEIERLKSILNYFIEIKDDSIVPKNSILQEFIGDYNE